GCTTTATTCTTCGACCGAGATAATTCTACCAGTTTACTAAATTTTGCCATAACCCTTTTAGAAGATCTATTAATAACCCTCCCAAATTCTTCGATGTCTTTTATGTCTTTATTTTCAATGTTTTGAAGTAAAATGTCGGAGGAGGATACGATCACCGAAAGAGGATTTCTTAAGTCATGGGATATTAAAGAAATAAAATTATCTTTTGCCTGTGTTAGCTCTTCAAGTTCCTTGTTATACTCTTTCAGCATAACTAAATAGCCTTCTTTTTGCAGTTCTAAAGTTTTTTTCTCGGTAATATCTGCTACTACTCCAAAGAGTTTTTTTTTGCCTTTAAAATCAGGCATTGGTTTTCCTTTTATTTCAATCCATATAATTTGCCCCCCGGGGGTAATAATTCTTGTTTCACATTCGAAAGATTTATGATATTGCGCATCTTTAATAATATCCTTAACATATTTTAGATCCTCAGGGTGAATATGTTTTAAGAATTTTTCAAAATTCCATTCTTTAACCGGTTCGCTGTAGCCGAATATCTCATCATGCCTGAAATCCCTTACTGTTTCTTCAGTTTCAACATCAATTTCCCAGGTTCCTAATTTTGCAGCCTGAATAGAAAACTGTAAGCGTGCTGCCATTTTTTGATGTTCCTTTTCGCTTTCTTTAATTTTTTCTTCTGCTTCTTTTTGTTTATTCACATCTGTGTTGGTTCCAAGCCATCTATAAATTTTGTTTTGGCTGTTGTAAAGTGGCAAAACACGAGTCAGGAATTGACGGAACTTACCGTCTGCGCCTTTTAGTGGAATAGACATTTCAAAAGGGTTGCCGGTTTTTATAGCCTCACGCCATTTAACAAGTACGTTTGGAAGCTCTTTAGGGTCGTGAACCGATTGCCAGCCCCATCCTTCCATATCAGCCAAGGTGGTGCCGGTATAATCATACCACTTTTGGTTATACCAAAATATGTTGCCGTCCGCATCAGCCATCCATGAAAGGTTAGGAATATTGTCAGCCAATATCCTGAAACGCTCTTCGCTTTCTGTAATTTTTTTCTCTGCTTCTTTTTGTTCGGTAATGTCAATACTGATCCCAGTAAGTATTTTTGCTTCTCCCTTATCGTTATAATAATATTTTCCAAAAGAACGTATCCAACGGAGGGCGCCATCATTTGCCCTGTGAATGGCATACTCTGCTTCATATGCCGTTTGATTAACTCTTGCTTCTTCTATTTTTTTAAAAGCCTTTCCTTTATCCTCTTGAACAATCACTTTATGCCAGTCTTCGTATGTTAGGCCTTTAGCGTGTTCATCATATCCCCACATTATTTTATGCAATGCAGACCATTCTAACTTTTGTGTTTTTATGTCTAAAGACCAAGTACCTATGTTTGCAGAATCGGTGGCAAGCTTTAAGCGCGCTGCCATTTTTTGATGTTCCTTTTCGCTTTCTTCAATTTGTTTGCGGGCTATTACATGTTCGGTAACTTCATTAGCAAAAACCAAAATACCCTCTGTTTCGCCCTTGGTGTTTTTAAATGCCTGGTAAGAAAAATTAACATAAGCCTGTTCATGTTTACCATTTCGGTTGAACATCATCGGCATTTCTTTACCGAAGAAAGTTTCTCCGGTCTTATAAACATTATCAAGCAGCTCAATAAACCCCTGGCCTTCTAATTCGGGGCGTGCTTCAAGCAGCGTTTTACCTGTGAGATTACGGTTGCCAACCATATCTATGTAAGCAGGGTTTGCAAAATCAAATACATATTCATGTCCTTTGAGTATGGCAATCATGGCAGGCACTTGCATAAAAATATTTTTTAGCGCATCTTCGCTGTCTTCATTTGTATTTTTTGAAGGAGGATTCATTTTTATGTTTGACGATTTTGCAAATTTTAATTCGTTTTTTTGTGTGATGTTTTATTGCAGTATTTTATTTGTTTATACAAAAACAAAAATCCCTATTACACAAAGGCATAGGGATATTATTAATCGTGATTGTATTTTGGAATTTCATCTCTCTTTTAAATAAATGCGCTTTGCGCCCACCTAAGAATAAAAAACATAGGAGTGAAGGGTGTTTTTTTGCAAATGATGCCTCAGCGTGGATATTATATTCTTCTAATGGCATTTCTATGTTGAGTTGATTGGTTAAATACAAACGATAATTGTTACTTCGGTTTTTTATTTACTGTTTTTTAATTTTTACAAATAACATACCCGATTTAGGTTTATTATTATTTTATGTGGCGAAGATTCGTTGAGTGCGAATTAGGATAGCCAAAGAGTATTATTTCCTGTAATCATGTAGGAATGAGTTCCCCTTATGTGCAATCTGTTATACTATTTGGTAAATAAGTTATATGATTTACCTATTTCTATTCACTGTTGTCCGGGGAAAAGGATAGAGATTCCTCATTTCGCTACGCTCCATTCGGAATGACAAGGGATTCAGATATATCAATGAGAGGGGGTTAAGTTGCGGCTTTGCCGCAACTTAACC
This portion of the Bacteroidota bacterium genome encodes:
- a CDS encoding PAS domain S-box protein; amino-acid sequence: MNPPSKNTNEDSEDALKNIFMQVPAMIAILKGHEYVFDFANPAYIDMVGNRNLTGKTLLEARPELEGQGFIELLDNVYKTGETFFGKEMPMMFNRNGKHEQAYVNFSYQAFKNTKGETEGILVFANEVTEHVIARKQIEESEKEHQKMAARLKLATDSANIGTWSLDIKTQKLEWSALHKIMWGYDEHAKGLTYEDWHKVIVQEDKGKAFKKIEEARVNQTAYEAEYAIHRANDGALRWIRSFGKYYYNDKGEAKILTGISIDITEQKEAEKKITESEERFRILADNIPNLSWMADADGNIFWYNQKWYDYTGTTLADMEGWGWQSVHDPKELPNVLVKWREAIKTGNPFEMSIPLKGADGKFRQFLTRVLPLYNSQNKIYRWLGTNTDVNKQKEAEEKIKESEKEHQKMAARLQFSIQAAKLGTWEIDVETEETVRDFRHDEIFGYSEPVKEWNFEKFLKHIHPEDLKYVKDIIKDAQYHKSFECETRIITPGGQIIWIEIKGKPMPDFKGKKKLFGVVADITEKKTLELQKEGYLVMLKEYNKELEELTQAKDNFISLISHDLRNPLSVIVSSSDILLQNIENKDIKDIEEFGRVINRSSKRVMAKFSKLVELSRSKNKA